A stretch of Campylobacter gracilis DNA encodes these proteins:
- the mltG gene encoding endolytic transglycosylase MltG: MKFFIKLIKAACVCIELAAIVLLAVGFDLHERVGNAKTVQIGQGSSTKILSELSKSYPKFSKFDARLLSFYGGAKTGELELSGENLPKYQFLYELSIAKPVMNEIKLIPGETTIVFLKQLAKDRGLSFSELEREYNATAPFYEGFLVPETYKIGKNESEKNIIDHLISSAQKFHEGLSHELIGEYNATAWKQVLIKASVIQKEAANADEMPLVASVIDNRLAKNMRLQMDGTLNYGEFSHVKITPQRIRTDTSHYNTYLNDGLPKEPVCVVSRDAIRAALAPAKSEYLYFMRNKKTGLHDFARTQAEHERNVKAQR, encoded by the coding sequence ATGAAATTTTTTATAAAGCTCATCAAAGCGGCGTGCGTTTGTATCGAGCTTGCGGCTATCGTTCTTTTGGCCGTGGGCTTTGATCTACACGAGCGCGTCGGCAACGCGAAAACCGTGCAGATAGGCCAGGGCAGCTCAACGAAAATTTTATCCGAACTCTCAAAGAGTTATCCTAAATTTAGCAAATTCGACGCGAGACTGCTTTCTTTTTACGGCGGCGCAAAAACCGGCGAGCTGGAGCTTAGCGGCGAAAATTTGCCCAAATATCAGTTTTTATATGAGCTAAGCATCGCAAAGCCCGTGATGAACGAGATTAAGCTGATCCCGGGCGAAACTACGATCGTGTTTTTAAAACAGCTTGCGAAAGATCGCGGACTAAGCTTTAGCGAACTTGAGCGCGAATACAACGCTACGGCGCCGTTTTACGAGGGCTTTTTGGTTCCCGAAACCTATAAAATAGGCAAAAACGAAAGCGAAAAAAATATCATCGACCACCTCATCTCAAGCGCGCAAAAATTCCACGAAGGATTGTCGCACGAGCTTATCGGCGAATATAACGCCACGGCGTGGAAGCAGGTGCTGATCAAAGCCTCAGTCATTCAAAAAGAGGCTGCAAACGCCGATGAAATGCCCCTCGTAGCCTCCGTCATCGACAACCGCTTAGCCAAAAATATGCGCCTTCAGATGGACGGCACGCTGAATTACGGCGAGTTTTCGCACGTCAAAATCACTCCGCAGCGCATCCGCACCGATACCAGCCACTACAATACCTACCTTAACGACGGACTTCCCAAAGAGCCCGTGTGTGTGGTCTCTCGCGATGCAATACGCGCAGCTTTGGCGCCTGCAAAGAGCGAGTATCTGTATTTTATGCGAAATAAAAAAACGGGGCTTCACGATTTTGCGCGCACGCAAGCCGAGCACGAGCGCAACGTAAAGGCGCAGAGGTAA
- the coaD gene encoding pantetheine-phosphate adenylyltransferase, whose translation MQNSRKCIYPGTFDPITNGHLDVIKRALGLFDEVIVAVALNESKKPYFSLQSRLEMARAATRGLRGVSVQSFDNLLVDFAKSCGVRFVIRGLRAVSDFEYELQIGYANASLWEEFESVYLMPTLKNAFISSSIVRSVLSHGGDVSHLVPSEILEFLKK comes from the coding sequence ATGCAAAACTCAAGAAAATGTATCTATCCGGGCACCTTCGATCCTATCACGAACGGTCATCTGGACGTCATCAAGCGCGCGCTAGGGCTTTTTGATGAGGTTATCGTCGCAGTCGCGCTAAACGAGAGCAAAAAACCCTACTTCAGCCTACAATCCAGACTAGAAATGGCGCGAGCCGCGACACGCGGACTTCGCGGCGTGAGCGTGCAAAGCTTTGATAATCTACTCGTGGATTTCGCCAAATCCTGTGGCGTGCGCTTCGTTATCCGCGGACTGCGCGCGGTCAGTGACTTTGAGTACGAGCTGCAGATAGGCTATGCAAACGCCTCGCTATGGGAGGAATTTGAGAGCGTGTATTTGATGCCGACGCTCAAAAACGCCTTCATCTCAAGCTCGATCGTCCGCTCCGTTTTGAGCCACGGCGGCGACGTTTCGCACCTCGTGCCGAGCGAAATTTTAGAATTTTTGAAAAAATGA
- a CDS encoding tyrosine-type recombinase/integrase gives MKFPLDYKDSFEKSLLFWLVKFVRYKLSALSNKELKNDALFRRASLALNHEVANINELERLAKDARNAGLTGINTYFNPLKKFYEAIVEYNLESMRNIDEELLSEILASITGGLSDASKKNYRIALINFFGFIDRQNEQDGTSHNFGIELKHWGGVSGSRGTKLPEFMSEEELKRFLDAINLSEFRSFAHRNRLIVKIIVYTGIRVGEAINLKRKDIAPEGDLFVIRIRGKGNKYRIVMIKRHLIEEHLNALETNFANKEGYLFVTKNGAPLTQAYVSGIVEKILMSAGIRKEKNGAHMLRHTFATMLYKKQKDLVLVQEALGHASLNTSRIYTHFDSDKLRLAAKVAEEFEE, from the coding sequence ATGAAATTCCCGCTCGATTATAAGGATAGCTTTGAAAAATCGCTGCTGTTTTGGCTCGTAAAATTCGTACGCTACAAGCTAAGCGCGCTATCGAATAAGGAGCTGAAAAACGATGCGTTATTTCGCCGCGCGAGCCTGGCGCTAAATCACGAGGTGGCAAATATCAATGAACTCGAGCGGCTCGCAAAAGACGCGCGAAATGCAGGCCTTACCGGCATTAACACCTATTTTAATCCACTTAAAAAATTTTACGAAGCGATCGTAGAATACAACCTCGAGAGCATGAGAAATATCGACGAGGAGCTTTTGAGCGAAATTTTAGCCTCGATTACGGGCGGGCTGAGCGATGCGAGCAAAAAAAACTACCGAATCGCGCTAATAAATTTTTTCGGCTTCATCGACCGACAAAATGAGCAGGACGGCACCTCGCACAACTTCGGCATCGAGCTTAAACACTGGGGCGGCGTTAGCGGCAGCCGCGGCACGAAGCTTCCGGAGTTTATGAGCGAAGAGGAGCTGAAGCGATTTTTGGACGCGATAAATCTAAGCGAGTTTCGCTCCTTTGCGCATCGCAACCGCCTGATCGTAAAAATCATCGTCTACACCGGCATCCGCGTGGGCGAAGCGATAAATCTCAAGCGCAAAGATATCGCGCCCGAGGGCGATCTTTTCGTCATCCGAATCCGCGGCAAGGGCAACAAATATCGCATCGTAATGATCAAACGCCACCTGATCGAGGAGCATCTAAACGCGCTGGAGACGAACTTTGCCAACAAAGAGGGCTATCTTTTCGTCACCAAAAACGGCGCGCCGCTTACGCAAGCATACGTCAGCGGCATCGTGGAGAAAATTTTAATGAGCGCGGGCATACGCAAGGAAAAAAACGGCGCCCACATGCTGCGCCACACCTTCGCAACGATGCTTTACAAAAAGCAAAAGGACCTCGTACTCGTCCAAGAAGCCCTCGGCCACGCGAGCCTAAATACTTCGCGCATCTACACCCACTTTGACAGCGACAAACTGCGCCTTGCGGCGAAGGTCGCGGAGGAATTCGAGGAGTGA
- a CDS encoding NlpC/P60 family protein, which yields MKQLIICALGAFLLVGCSSKAPSAGSQQAYVLNDHEEGITSVPGSEFNRPLIASVDDYTGTRAGGDCSGFITVLNDKYDDLFFNSKDLPKYFTNGRKSQAIYNYYSRKNLLSNTPRVGDLVFFQNTLRSNKGKVNNEISHIGIVREIYADGRVKFVHNTRGRNQADFVNLNKKNVHVAGQKMENSYIVRCGKDRISCLASNRFAGYGRVNN from the coding sequence ATGAAACAACTAATTATTTGCGCTTTGGGTGCGTTTTTGCTGGTCGGTTGCTCCTCAAAAGCCCCGTCTGCCGGCAGCCAGCAAGCGTATGTCTTAAACGATCATGAAGAAGGAATAACTTCGGTGCCGGGAAGCGAGTTTAACCGCCCGCTAATCGCATCGGTGGACGATTACACCGGCACTCGCGCAGGAGGAGACTGCAGCGGATTTATCACCGTGCTAAATGATAAATACGATGATCTGTTTTTTAACTCAAAAGATCTGCCGAAATACTTCACAAACGGACGTAAATCCCAAGCAATATATAATTATTATAGCCGTAAAAATTTACTCAGCAATACGCCGCGAGTGGGGGATTTGGTGTTTTTTCAAAACACCTTACGTTCTAACAAAGGCAAGGTCAATAACGAAATCAGTCATATCGGTATCGTGCGCGAGATATATGCCGATGGTCGCGTGAAATTCGTCCACAATACTCGTGGTAGAAATCAAGCGGACTTCGTAAATTTAAATAAGAAAAACGTCCATGTAGCGGGACAAAAGATGGAAAATAGCTATATCGTACGCTGCGGTAAAGACCGCATAAGCTGCCTAGCATCGAACCGCTTCGCAGGATACGGACGGGTGAATAACTAG
- a CDS encoding ferritin family protein: MRQYETYRCDKCGAEVEVQKVGGGALSCCGEPMKCITEDLTQVNLMKAFAGESQARNKYDLYGDLAKEAGFHAIARHFYEAAENEKWHARAELKAHHAAAGIPLDKMDKNLFDAAAGERYEHESMYPSFAKIATEEGKKEVARLFNAIGKVEEEHEREYNELQKILLEEGFFESFDEEVWVCEVCGHVHRGKKAPGACPLCKAPREYFKKQRLV, from the coding sequence ATGAGACAGTACGAAACTTACAGATGCGACAAATGCGGCGCGGAGGTCGAGGTGCAAAAAGTAGGCGGCGGCGCGCTTAGCTGCTGCGGCGAGCCGATGAAATGTATAACCGAGGATCTGACGCAGGTAAATTTGATGAAGGCGTTCGCAGGCGAGTCCCAGGCGCGCAATAAATACGATCTTTACGGCGATTTAGCCAAAGAAGCTGGCTTTCACGCCATTGCACGACATTTTTACGAGGCTGCCGAAAACGAAAAATGGCATGCCAGAGCCGAGCTAAAGGCACATCATGCGGCCGCAGGTATTCCGCTTGATAAAATGGATAAAAATCTGTTTGACGCTGCCGCCGGCGAGCGCTACGAGCACGAGAGCATGTATCCGAGCTTCGCTAAAATCGCGACCGAAGAGGGTAAAAAAGAAGTAGCGCGCCTTTTTAACGCTATCGGCAAGGTCGAGGAGGAGCACGAGCGCGAATACAACGAGCTTCAAAAGATCTTGCTAGAGGAGGGCTTTTTCGAGAGTTTCGACGAGGAAGTTTGGGTGTGCGAGGTCTGCGGGCATGTTCATCGCGGAAAGAAAGCTCCTGGCGCCTGTCCGCTCTGCAAGGCTCCACGTGAGTATTTCAAAAAACAAAGGCTTGTTTAA
- a CDS encoding YhdP family protein → MYKFLARFFLTLTILFIICAVGLKHGIAISQLDVGFAKLEGFYLKLNKGLVLRIKNLEITQNNTQNLEQNSTDLRTQSEKILEFSKKISLINSFFEEIDVQNLKIKGESLKLKYKSDVFYADTRFFRLNSKITPSANGLNFDPIELELNDFNLTLHGTARANFRADTYDFNGTFASHEIAGELDVHNIGSELNIEINRASALSLKNFMNELGALTGLNPLANEWIYGKAVAQNYYIENLHAKVDLKDPRPIAENVSATAYAQDLTIKFQPQIEAVTVKDANITLKNDFLSFTLNEPKFKGKSLEGSGVRIGGLFEERPVVYLDLRTKESLGKDLVDILQSYGIDEPVYPLSGGIDARVLIDVDVEKESAKVDANVTLKDADLMISKAKFHSKAARVHITEKKIDIKDANLQNEIFNATASSSIDIATRKAKFNGIIHSFNLSPNGKEILKFGDARDNISLDFSGKAPVLSSQFLGAKMSFGERIEISSPDISGILPFSKTLKNAGIGGGDLKILTSDFTNLDISSNNLIFDFGLLNKDGSHYKNDSFALRVRGGDLDGSSGSGKISLKINKGGNFVALKDVDVAINTSVQTSEFNSGTKERSPINFSGQNSSIVLSDLNKTLKFTHFNGVLDGKNMNLNASFKRGDVKLIFKKSLLQIFAQNISGEALNQFLGSQSFDGGVFTLKASGIDPRNYRGEINVQNTYLKDYIIYQRLLSFINSVPSLLTFKTPDFNDRGFSVQKGKIYFRRSGDKIYINAMNFTGSSADIAGNGEVDMKSGALNIDLELKYLKDASSIISKIPLLNHIILGENNTISTIIEIRGTTKKPTYSTAVATDVLKTPYNLIKNTLMLPFVIFGDNEESK, encoded by the coding sequence ATGTATAAATTTTTAGCTAGATTTTTTCTTACTCTTACTATACTTTTTATAATCTGCGCGGTAGGCCTAAAGCACGGTATTGCGATTTCGCAGCTGGACGTGGGCTTTGCAAAGCTTGAGGGGTTTTATCTCAAGCTAAATAAAGGTCTCGTGCTGCGTATCAAAAATCTTGAAATTACGCAAAATAATACACAAAATTTAGAGCAAAATTCCACCGATCTGCGCACGCAAAGCGAGAAAATTTTGGAATTTAGCAAAAAAATCTCGCTCATCAACTCCTTTTTCGAAGAGATCGACGTGCAAAATTTAAAGATCAAGGGCGAAAGTCTAAAGCTAAAATATAAAAGCGACGTTTTTTACGCCGACACGCGGTTTTTTAGGCTAAACTCGAAGATCACGCCGAGCGCAAACGGACTGAACTTCGATCCGATCGAGCTTGAACTAAATGATTTTAATCTCACTCTGCACGGCACGGCACGGGCAAATTTCAGAGCCGATACGTATGATTTTAACGGCACCTTCGCTTCACACGAGATCGCGGGCGAGCTTGACGTGCACAATATCGGCTCGGAGCTAAATATCGAGATAAACCGCGCCTCGGCCTTGAGTCTGAAAAATTTTATGAATGAGCTAGGCGCACTTACGGGGCTAAATCCTCTTGCGAACGAGTGGATCTACGGCAAGGCGGTCGCGCAAAACTACTATATCGAAAATCTGCATGCCAAAGTCGATCTGAAAGATCCGCGCCCGATCGCCGAAAATGTCAGCGCCACGGCTTACGCGCAGGATCTTACGATAAAATTTCAACCGCAAATCGAAGCCGTAACGGTAAAAGACGCCAACATCACGCTTAAAAACGATTTTCTAAGCTTCACGCTAAATGAGCCTAAATTTAAAGGCAAAAGCCTGGAGGGAAGCGGCGTGCGTATCGGCGGGCTCTTTGAAGAGAGGCCGGTCGTATATCTGGATCTGCGGACCAAGGAGAGCTTGGGCAAGGACCTTGTGGATATTTTACAAAGCTACGGCATAGACGAGCCCGTATATCCGCTGAGCGGCGGGATCGATGCGCGCGTGCTGATAGACGTAGACGTCGAAAAGGAAAGCGCCAAGGTGGATGCGAACGTGACGCTAAAAGACGCCGATCTGATGATCTCTAAAGCGAAATTTCACTCCAAAGCCGCGCGGGTGCATATCACAGAAAAAAAGATCGACATCAAAGACGCGAATCTGCAAAATGAAATTTTTAACGCCACGGCAAGCAGCAGTATCGATATCGCCACGCGCAAGGCCAAATTTAACGGCATAATCCATAGCTTTAATCTCTCCCCGAACGGCAAAGAAATTTTAAAATTTGGCGACGCGCGAGATAATATAAGCCTTGATTTTAGCGGCAAAGCGCCAGTGCTGAGCTCGCAATTTTTAGGCGCGAAGATGAGCTTCGGCGAGCGGATCGAGATCAGCTCGCCCGATATTAGCGGAATTTTGCCCTTTTCTAAGACGCTTAAAAACGCGGGCATTGGCGGCGGAGATCTTAAAATTTTAACCAGCGATTTTACAAACTTAGATATCAGCAGTAACAATCTCATCTTTGATTTCGGTCTGCTAAACAAGGACGGAAGCCATTATAAAAACGACTCTTTCGCGCTTCGAGTGCGCGGCGGCGATCTGGACGGCTCTAGCGGAAGCGGTAAAATTTCTCTCAAAATCAACAAAGGCGGTAACTTCGTCGCTCTAAAAGACGTGGACGTCGCGATCAATACGAGCGTGCAAACCAGCGAGTTTAATAGCGGCACAAAGGAGCGCTCGCCGATAAATTTCAGCGGGCAAAACTCTTCCATCGTGCTATCCGATCTTAATAAGACGCTGAAATTTACGCACTTTAACGGCGTGCTGGACGGCAAAAATATGAATTTAAACGCAAGCTTTAAACGCGGCGACGTGAAGTTGATCTTTAAAAAGAGCTTGCTTCAAATTTTTGCGCAAAACATCAGCGGCGAGGCGCTTAATCAATTTCTGGGCTCGCAGAGCTTCGACGGAGGGGTATTTACGCTAAAAGCAAGCGGCATCGATCCGCGCAACTATCGCGGCGAGATCAACGTGCAAAACACCTATCTGAAGGACTACATCATCTATCAAAGGCTGCTTAGCTTTATAAACTCTGTGCCGTCGCTGCTTACGTTTAAGACGCCCGATTTCAATGATCGCGGCTTTAGCGTGCAGAAGGGTAAAATTTACTTTCGCCGCAGCGGCGATAAAATTTACATAAACGCGATGAATTTTACCGGCAGTAGCGCAGATATCGCGGGCAACGGCGAAGTGGATATGAAAAGCGGCGCACTGAATATCGATCTGGAGCTTAAATACCTCAAAGACGCAAGCTCGATAATCTCAAAAATCCCGCTGCTAAATCATATCATCTTGGGCGAAAACAACACAATCTCCACGATCATCGAGATTCGCGGCACGACGAAAAAGCCCACCTACTCGACCGCCGTTGCGACCGACGTGCTAAAAACGCCGTATAATCTCATCAAAAACACGCTGATGCTGCCTTTTGTGATCTTTGGCGACAACGAGGAGAGCAAATGA
- a CDS encoding rhomboid family intramembrane serine protease, translating into MQSGKFTLAIIAVNILFFVISFALEYFFGFKSYLFFGLNPYFFEGMPWQLLSSFFMHGGVMHLAMNMAVLYQFGGILERAFGGIKFTLLYIVGGLLSGALCLIYIRYAMSMGEIVNIVGASGAICVLLGVIAYFDERNAGGIFVAILIMSFAPMLMGVNVAWYAHIAGFVVGYGFGMIQKKFRIL; encoded by the coding sequence ATGCAATCAGGCAAATTTACTCTCGCGATCATCGCGGTGAATATCCTATTTTTCGTGATTTCATTCGCATTGGAATATTTTTTCGGCTTTAAGTCCTACCTGTTTTTTGGGCTCAATCCATATTTTTTCGAGGGGATGCCGTGGCAGCTACTAAGTTCATTTTTTATGCATGGCGGAGTGATGCATCTAGCGATGAATATGGCAGTTTTGTATCAATTTGGTGGGATTTTAGAGCGAGCGTTCGGTGGGATAAAATTTACGCTGCTTTACATCGTAGGCGGGCTGCTGAGCGGCGCTTTGTGTCTGATTTATATCCGTTATGCCATGAGTATGGGAGAAATCGTCAATATCGTAGGCGCTAGTGGCGCTATTTGCGTGCTTTTAGGCGTGATTGCTTATTTTGATGAACGCAATGCGGGCGGAATTTTTGTCGCGATTTTGATAATGAGCTTTGCGCCGATGTTAATGGGCGTAAATGTGGCATGGTATGCGCACATAGCGGGATTTGTGGTTGGTTATGGCTTTGGAATGATCCAGAAAAAATTTAGAATTTTGTAG
- a CDS encoding SixA phosphatase family protein, which yields MKRIYFIRHAEAQSGGKSDFERALSRVGELCAIKLGEKLRSLGLAPDLIITSSAMRALHTAQIIANALGATKRVVPLRELYDISLWDLAKFVRSLDEKRFFGCGVNVEKYNAVGLSSEKHRDANAENSAFKGTKIPASIGENNAISCNNVEISSTDVMQNFNAASAECVFIVGHNPAIGGICSLLGEKEVDKFPPCSICGLEFDVHKFSYITDHSGKIVMLQSF from the coding sequence ATGAAACGGATATATTTTATAAGACATGCCGAGGCGCAAAGCGGCGGCAAAAGCGATTTTGAGCGGGCATTAAGCCGTGTGGGCGAACTTTGCGCAATTAAACTCGGAGAAAAGCTGCGTAGCTTGGGGCTTGCGCCTGATTTAATTATTACAAGCTCGGCTATGCGTGCACTCCATACGGCGCAAATTATCGCTAATGCGCTGGGCGCGACAAAAAGGGTAGTGCCATTGCGAGAGTTATACGACATAAGCTTATGGGATTTAGCAAAGTTTGTTCGCAGCTTGGATGAGAAACGATTTTTTGGGTGCGGTGTGAATGTGGAAAAATACAATGCGGTTGGTCTGAGTAGCGAAAAACATCGCGACGCAAACGCTGAAAATTCTGCTTTTAAGGGCACTAAAATTCCCGCTAGCATTGGCGAAAATAATGCGATATCTTGCAACAATGTGGAAATTTCTAGCACAGATGTTATGCAAAATTTTAATGCAGCTAGCGCAGAATGCGTATTTATTGTTGGACATAATCCAGCAATAGGCGGAATTTGCTCGCTTTTAGGCGAGAAGGAAGTCGATAAATTTCCTCCTTGCTCGATTTGTGGCTTAGAATTTGACGTTCATAAATTCTCATATATTACCGATCATAGCGGCAAAATAGTAATGCTACAAAGCTTTTAA
- a CDS encoding UbiX family flavin prenyltransferase gives MKILVCVSGASFCEIGFDLLKFLASSPHEIHAVLTQGARRVLRAENGIDADEALKSTEFKSVKFHLDDDLSAPPASGSFGIDATIFAPCSVGSLAKIYGGLCDSLSTRAAAVALKEHKRLVLGVREMPLSAISLRQMSELAALGVIIAPPVIAGYCGVQNLKNFIIGKWCDALGVQNELFKRWQ, from the coding sequence ATGAAAATTCTAGTTTGTGTAAGTGGCGCGAGTTTTTGCGAGATCGGGTTTGATCTGCTTAAATTTCTTGCCAGCTCGCCGCATGAAATTCACGCCGTGCTTACGCAGGGCGCGCGCCGCGTACTGCGCGCCGAAAACGGCATAGACGCGGACGAGGCTTTAAAATCTACGGAATTTAAGAGCGTAAAATTTCATCTCGACGACGATCTTAGTGCGCCGCCCGCTTCGGGCTCATTCGGCATTGACGCCACAATCTTTGCGCCCTGCTCTGTTGGCTCTTTGGCTAAAATTTACGGCGGGCTTTGCGACAGCTTAAGCACTCGCGCCGCCGCAGTCGCGCTAAAAGAGCACAAGCGGCTGGTTCTTGGCGTGCGTGAGATGCCGCTTTCTGCGATCAGCCTGCGCCAGATGAGCGAGCTAGCCGCGCTCGGCGTCATCATCGCTCCGCCCGTGATCGCGGGCTACTGCGGCGTGCAAAATTTAAAAAATTTCATAATCGGCAAGTGGTGCGACGCGCTAGGCGTGCAAAACGAGCTGTTTAAGAGGTGGCAATAA
- a CDS encoding molybdopterin molybdotransferase MoeA, translating to MIGINEAIDLATARITSSKQSEKVPLPSALGRILFSDISAIKNLPCFDNSALDGYAYAAEFKDEELKIVEPTIFAGDEKFYEIKAGQAQKIMTGAPMPAGADSVARLEDVNAQGGTLKIPASVHAHDGFRKKGEEVRAGELLLRRGEILNPAKIMLLAAQGIYEVDIYARPKIALFSSGNELKEPWQSASEREIYNANSSGIAALLQKYGFKNEYLGILKDDFSEVCEALDAATRKFDVLITSGGASAGEADFMQSAMSELGFLQVFDHIDIKPGRPSKCFAKDGKFVFAMAGNPMAAFVLTRAVILPILFKLSGASEAFSAEAAIYAKLASDLKLKSGRVNLTVGAYEGGVFTPMPSPSGRIRPLAAASHFFLADPECDKVRAGEIVKIYEI from the coding sequence ATGATAGGAATAAATGAGGCTATAGATTTGGCTACGGCCAGAATCACATCAAGCAAGCAAAGCGAAAAGGTGCCTCTTCCCAGCGCCCTAGGTCGCATTCTTTTTAGTGATATTTCAGCGATTAAAAACCTACCCTGCTTCGATAATTCGGCGCTTGACGGCTATGCCTACGCGGCAGAATTCAAAGACGAAGAGCTAAAGATCGTAGAGCCTACGATTTTTGCAGGAGACGAGAAATTCTACGAAATCAAGGCCGGGCAGGCGCAAAAGATAATGACCGGCGCGCCAATGCCTGCAGGCGCGGACTCTGTCGCGAGGCTAGAAGATGTAAACGCGCAAGGCGGAACTCTAAAAATCCCTGCTTCCGTTCATGCCCACGACGGCTTTCGTAAAAAAGGCGAGGAGGTGCGCGCGGGCGAGCTTTTATTGCGCCGTGGCGAAATTTTAAACCCTGCTAAAATCATGCTTCTTGCCGCGCAAGGAATTTACGAAGTGGACATTTACGCGCGTCCTAAAATCGCTCTATTTTCCAGTGGAAACGAGCTAAAAGAGCCGTGGCAGAGCGCAAGTGAGCGCGAAATTTATAACGCTAACTCTAGTGGCATTGCTGCATTGCTACAAAAATACGGCTTTAAAAATGAGTATTTAGGGATTTTAAAGGATGATTTTAGCGAGGTGTGCGAGGCGCTAGACGCTGCTACGCGTAAATTTGACGTGCTAATTACCAGCGGTGGAGCAAGTGCCGGGGAGGCGGATTTTATGCAAAGCGCTATGAGCGAACTTGGATTTTTGCAGGTTTTCGATCACATCGATATCAAGCCCGGCCGCCCCAGCAAGTGCTTCGCAAAAGACGGCAAATTCGTCTTTGCAATGGCGGGCAATCCGATGGCTGCTTTCGTGCTTACGCGCGCAGTCATACTACCGATCCTATTTAAGCTTAGCGGCGCAAGCGAGGCTTTTAGCGCAGAAGCGGCGATCTATGCCAAGCTCGCAAGCGATCTGAAGCTAAAAAGCGGCAGAGTAAATTTAACCGTAGGCGCATATGAAGGCGGAGTTTTTACGCCTATGCCGTCGCCTTCTGGGCGCATCAGACCGCTGGCTGCGGCATCGCATTTTTTCTTGGCTGATCCCGAATGCGACAAAGTTCGCGCTGGAGAAATCGTAAAAATTTATGAAATTTAA
- the murA gene encoding UDP-N-acetylglucosamine 1-carboxyvinyltransferase, with amino-acid sequence MHYLRINGGKKLSGSVKISGAKNAALPLIALSILSKNEVVIKNLPAVSDIHTLIQLLSNLGAKYEFLDANTAKIDPRDVNSTKAIYDIVRKMRASILVLGPLLARFRHCEVSLPGGCAIGARPIDLHLSALEKMGAEVKIEQGYVVCTAKKGLKGATINFDKITVTGTENIVMAAALASGTTHIINAAKEPEVIAVCNALKNAGIDIEGIGTNEILIKGSGSELLSLNEISIIPDRIEAGTYLCAGAITGSRIKITHARAAHLGAVLAKFEDMGFKFEISNGGDEITILPASKIKPVEIITSEYPGFPTDMQAQFMALACISSGVSTIDERLFENRFMHVSELSRMGADIRLNGHIATISGGKLNGADVMATDLRASSALVLAALAARGESKIHRIYHLDRGYEKLEEKLSALGADIQRLEE; translated from the coding sequence ATGCATTATCTACGAATTAACGGGGGCAAAAAACTAAGCGGCAGCGTCAAAATAAGCGGCGCAAAAAACGCCGCACTGCCGCTCATAGCTCTATCTATCCTTTCAAAAAACGAAGTCGTAATTAAAAATTTACCCGCAGTTTCCGATATCCACACGCTAATTCAGCTGCTTTCAAATTTAGGCGCAAAGTACGAGTTTCTCGACGCCAACACCGCCAAAATCGATCCGCGCGATGTAAACTCAACCAAGGCGATCTACGACATAGTGCGTAAAATGCGCGCTTCGATCTTGGTGCTGGGGCCGCTTTTAGCGCGGTTTAGGCATTGCGAGGTAAGCCTTCCCGGAGGCTGCGCGATCGGCGCAAGACCGATCGATCTACACCTTAGCGCGCTTGAAAAGATGGGTGCGGAGGTTAAAATCGAGCAAGGTTACGTCGTTTGTACCGCAAAAAAGGGGCTTAAGGGCGCGACTATAAATTTTGATAAAATTACCGTCACAGGCACCGAAAATATCGTAATGGCGGCGGCCTTAGCAAGCGGTACCACTCATATCATAAACGCGGCAAAAGAGCCCGAAGTCATCGCCGTTTGCAACGCATTAAAAAACGCAGGCATCGACATAGAGGGTATCGGCACGAACGAAATCCTCATCAAAGGAAGCGGCAGCGAGCTTTTAAGCTTGAACGAAATTTCGATCATTCCCGATCGCATCGAAGCAGGCACCTATCTGTGCGCAGGCGCAATCACCGGCTCTCGTATCAAGATCACGCACGCTCGCGCGGCTCATCTTGGCGCCGTGCTTGCAAAATTTGAGGATATGGGTTTTAAATTTGAAATTTCAAACGGCGGCGACGAGATCACGATCCTGCCCGCTTCAAAGATCAAACCCGTAGAGATTATCACAAGCGAATATCCGGGCTTTCCTACCGATATGCAGGCGCAGTTTATGGCGCTAGCATGCATCTCCTCGGGCGTCAGCACTATCGACGAGAGGCTTTTTGAAAACCGCTTCATGCACGTTAGTGAACTCTCAAGAATGGGCGCAGATATCCGCTTAAACGGACATATCGCGACGATCAGCGGCGGCAAGCTAAACGGCGCGGACGTTATGGCAACCGATCTGCGAGCTAGTTCGGCACTCGTTTTAGCCGCCCTTGCGGCGCGCGGCGAGAGCAAAATACATAGAATTTACCACCTAGATCGCGGCTACGAAAAGCTCGAGGAAAAGCTTAGCGCGCTCGGTGCGGACATACAGAGGCTGGAGGAATGA